One Dermacentor silvarum isolate Dsil-2018 chromosome 10, BIME_Dsil_1.4, whole genome shotgun sequence genomic window carries:
- the LOC125940834 gene encoding uncharacterized protein LOC125940834 isoform X2 gives MADPVTQVVGRIGHMEPFDDSASDWTSYDERLTSFLHFNKVPEADKVHAFLSLIGAKTYALLKSLTAPDLPSSKSYDTLRKLLGDHLAPKPSVIGDHLDGFRVLWYGRKDPFRMPSRYARQGAWPCGIVTKISFSWVQLTSPRVRRTRTPSGSSRTPLRRHLRQRPQPRRQHHQYEDIPYAIDERQIATRHLNFGVTVAPHN, from the exons ATGGCAGATCCAGTGACGCAAGTGGTGGGAAGAATTGGCCACATGGAGCCTTTTGACGACTCCGCAAGCGACTGGACTTCATACGACGAGCGGTTGACATCGTTTCTCCACTTCAACAAAGTGCCGGAGGCAGACAAGGTTCACGCGTTCCTGAGCCTAATAGGGGCGAAGACGTACGCCCTTCTCAAGTCACTTACCGCCCCTGACCTTCCATCAAGCAAGTCTTACGATACCCTCAGGAAATTGCTTGGCGACCATCTGGCACCGAAGCCTTCAGTAATTG GGGACCACCTAGATGGCTTCCGGGTACTGTGGTACGGCAGAAAGGACCCGTTTCGTATGCCGTCAAGGTACGCACGCCAAGGGGCCTGGCCGTGTGGCATCGTCACCAAGATCAGCTTCTCCTGGGTTCAGCTGACGTCTCCAAGGGTGAGGAGAACAAGGACACCTTCTGGGAGTTCTCGGACGCCACTGCGGAGACACCTACGGCAGCGCCCGCAGCCTCGGAGGCAGCACCACCAGTACGAAGATATCCCGTACGCAATCGACGAGCGCCAGATCGCTACACGCCATCTTAATTTTGGTGTAACGGTAGCTCCCCACAATTAA
- the LOC125940834 gene encoding uncharacterized protein LOC125940834 isoform X1 has product MADPVTQVVGRIGHMEPFDDSASDWTSYDERLTSFLHFNKVPEADKVHAFLSLIGAKTYALLKSLTAPDLPSSKSYDTLRKLLGDHLAPKPSVIGRTATSGPRVVTARAARLERCIFLQQALLGTGADEHGSKSRGDHLDGFRVLWYGRKDPFRMPSRYARQGAWPCGIVTKISFSWVQLTSPRVRRTRTPSGSSRTPLRRHLRQRPQPRRQHHQYEDIPYAIDERQIATRHLNFGVTVAPHN; this is encoded by the exons ATGGCAGATCCAGTGACGCAAGTGGTGGGAAGAATTGGCCACATGGAGCCTTTTGACGACTCCGCAAGCGACTGGACTTCATACGACGAGCGGTTGACATCGTTTCTCCACTTCAACAAAGTGCCGGAGGCAGACAAGGTTCACGCGTTCCTGAGCCTAATAGGGGCGAAGACGTACGCCCTTCTCAAGTCACTTACCGCCCCTGACCTTCCATCAAGCAAGTCTTACGATACCCTCAGGAAATTGCTTGGCGACCATCTGGCACCGAAGCCTTCAGTAATTG GGAGGACCGCCACTTCTGGGCCGAGAGTGGTTACAGCACGTGCGGCTCGACTGGAACGCTGTATTTTCCTGCAACAAGCTCTGCTCGGCACGGGAGCCGACGAACACGGAAGCAAAAGTAGAG GGGACCACCTAGATGGCTTCCGGGTACTGTGGTACGGCAGAAAGGACCCGTTTCGTATGCCGTCAAGGTACGCACGCCAAGGGGCCTGGCCGTGTGGCATCGTCACCAAGATCAGCTTCTCCTGGGTTCAGCTGACGTCTCCAAGGGTGAGGAGAACAAGGACACCTTCTGGGAGTTCTCGGACGCCACTGCGGAGACACCTACGGCAGCGCCCGCAGCCTCGGAGGCAGCACCACCAGTACGAAGATATCCCGTACGCAATCGACGAGCGCCAGATCGCTACACGCCATCTTAATTTTGGTGTAACGGTAGCTCCCCACAATTAA